One window of Phycodurus eques isolate BA_2022a chromosome 8, UOR_Pequ_1.1, whole genome shotgun sequence genomic DNA carries:
- the LOC133405968 gene encoding guanine nucleotide-binding protein subunit alpha-11-like produces the protein MAGYWDLWRRTCMCCLSEEEQRSITVDKEIKRQLKVQKRKEQRQVKILLLGTGESGKTTFIRQMRIIHGRGFSEEDRKEFTKCIFQNIFTAIKAMTGAMTTLKIPYSNPENEFYASKIENINTAHITKLERDHVDAIRRLWADSGMQVCYSRRREYQLLDSTEYYMSQLDRIAEPDYIPTEQDVLRVRFPTTGIHDYSFTINKITLRIVDVGGQKSERRKWIHCFENVTSLIFLASLSEYDLVLEERDTINRMQESLALFYTTIHSPWFHRTSIILFLNKTDILADKILSSDLKKYFPGFMGRRQDAEDAKKYIQKLYQEQTNNPENREGGRSLYPHHTCATDTDNIRKVFSDIKDTVLLSSLREYGIF, from the exons ATGGCGGGCTACTGGGACCTTTGGCGGCGCACCTGCATGTGCTGCCTCTCAGAGGAGGAGCAGAGGTCCATCACCGTGGACAAGGAGATCAAGCGCCAACTCAAGGTTCAGAAGCGGAAGGAGCAGCGGCAGGTCAAAATCCTCTTGTTGG GAACTGGCGAGAGTGGAAAAACAACCTTCATCCGCCAGATGAGGATCATCCACGGACGGGGCTTCTCGGAGGAGGACAGGAAAGAATTCACTAAATGCATCTTCCAGAACATCTTCACGGCCATCAAGGCCATGACAGGAGCCATGACCACGCTCAAGATTCCCTACTCAAACCCAGAGAACGAG TTCTACGCCAGTAAGATCGAGAACATCAACACGGCGCACATCACCAAGTTGGAGCGAGACCACGTGGACGCCATCCGCCGCCTCTGGGCCGATTCCGGCATGCAGGTCTGCTACAGCCGACGACGCGAGTACCAGCTGCTGGACTCCACCGAGTA CTACATGAGCCAACTGGATCGCATCGCAGAGCCAGACTACATCCCCACAGAACAGGACGTGCTGAGAGTCCGATTCCCCACCACGGGCATCCATGACTATTCCTTTACCATCAATAAAATCACGCTCAG GATCGTGGACGTGGGCGGTCAGAAGTCAGAGCGTCGGAAATGGATCCACTGCTTCGAGAACGTCACCTCGCTCATCTTCCTGGCCTCCCTCAGCGAGTACGACCTGGTCCTGGAGGAGAGGGACACCATT AACCGCATGCAGGAGAGCCTGGCTTTGTTCTACACCACCATCCATTCGCCGTGGTTCCACAGGACCTCCATCATACTCTTCCTCAACAAAACTGACATCCTGGCCGACAAAATCCTATCCTCGGACCTGAAGAAATACTTCCCCGGTTTCATGG GTAGGAGACAGGACGCGGAGGATGccaaaaaatacatccaaaAGCTGTACCAGGAGCAGACCAACAACCCGGAAAACAGGGAGGGGGGGAGGAGCCTCTACCCGCACCACACCTGCGCCACAGACACGGACAACATCCGCAAGGTGTTCAGCGACATTAAGGACACGGTGCTGCTCTCGTCTCTGCGGGAGTATGGCATCTTCTGA